In Kordia antarctica, the following proteins share a genomic window:
- a CDS encoding ATP-dependent Clp protease adaptor ClpS — MSTQEKVEEQVETLEDVQKNNEIVLYNDEVNTFDHVIETLIFACDHSAEQAEQCSIIVHYKGKCTVKTGQYEELKPRCSKLLEAGLSAEII, encoded by the coding sequence ATGAGTACACAAGAAAAAGTTGAGGAACAAGTAGAAACCTTAGAAGATGTACAAAAAAACAATGAAATTGTATTGTATAATGATGAGGTAAACACGTTTGATCATGTTATTGAAACATTAATTTTTGCATGTGATCATAGTGCTGAACAAGCCGAACAATGTTCCATAATTGTTCATTACAAAGGAAAATGTACGGTTAAAACTGGACAATATGAAGAATTAAAACCAAGATGCAGTAAATTGTTAGAAGCTGGACTTTCGGCAGAAATTATTTAG
- a CDS encoding MBL fold metallo-hydrolase, translated as MKIEQIYTGCLAQGAYYIESNGEAAIIDPLRETKSYIDKANANGVKIKYVFETHFHADFVSGHLDLAKATGATIVFGPNATTDYEIYSAKDEEVFTIGNIKIKTLHTPGHTLESTTYLLIDEAGKDHAIFSGDTLFLGDVGRPDLAIKSDLTKEDLAGMLFDSLRNKIMPLADDVIVYPAHGAGSACGKNLSKETVGLLGEQKKTNYALRAAMTKDEFVKEVLDGIAPPPQYFSKNAMLNKSGYATFETVLEKGNVPLTPTAFEVLANEENALVLDVRPQKDFLAAHIPNSIFIGLNGSFAPWVGALITDLKQPILLIVPEGKSAEAVTRLSRVGYDNTLGYLEGGINAWKMAKKDTASITSISAEEFANRFKNNKLNVLDVRKDGEYQAKHIEGIQHFALDFIDKNMNEIDANKAYHIHCAGGYRSVIAASILKARGFHKVTDVAGGFGAIKKTDLPFTEFVCPSTLSKEEEK; from the coding sequence ATGAAGATTGAACAAATATACACAGGTTGCCTAGCGCAAGGTGCTTATTATATAGAATCAAACGGTGAAGCGGCAATCATTGATCCGTTACGGGAAACGAAATCATATATTGATAAAGCAAACGCTAATGGCGTGAAAATTAAGTATGTTTTTGAAACGCATTTTCATGCAGATTTTGTTTCTGGTCATTTAGATTTAGCAAAAGCAACTGGCGCTACAATTGTTTTTGGACCAAATGCAACTACTGATTACGAAATATACAGTGCAAAAGATGAAGAAGTATTTACCATCGGAAATATAAAAATAAAAACACTCCACACACCAGGACATACACTTGAATCTACTACGTACTTATTGATCGATGAAGCTGGGAAAGATCATGCTATTTTTTCAGGTGATACGTTGTTTTTGGGCGATGTTGGAAGACCAGATTTGGCAATTAAGTCTGACTTAACAAAAGAAGATTTGGCTGGAATGTTGTTTGATTCATTACGAAACAAAATTATGCCGTTGGCAGATGATGTTATTGTATATCCTGCGCATGGAGCTGGATCGGCATGTGGGAAAAATTTAAGCAAAGAAACGGTTGGATTACTTGGCGAACAGAAAAAGACGAATTATGCGTTGCGCGCAGCTATGACAAAAGATGAATTTGTAAAGGAAGTTTTGGACGGAATTGCGCCGCCACCACAATATTTTTCTAAAAATGCGATGTTGAACAAATCTGGGTATGCAACTTTTGAAACTGTTTTGGAAAAAGGAAATGTTCCGTTAACGCCAACAGCTTTTGAAGTTTTAGCGAATGAAGAAAATGCGTTGGTTTTAGATGTTCGTCCTCAAAAAGATTTCTTAGCAGCACATATTCCAAATAGTATTTTTATTGGACTTAACGGAAGTTTTGCTCCTTGGGTTGGCGCATTGATCACAGATTTGAAGCAACCAATTTTATTAATTGTACCAGAAGGTAAATCTGCGGAAGCTGTAACACGACTTTCCCGTGTTGGATACGATAATACACTTGGCTATTTAGAAGGCGGAATTAACGCATGGAAAATGGCTAAAAAAGACACCGCAAGTATTACTTCTATTTCTGCAGAAGAATTTGCAAATCGTTTTAAAAATAATAAACTGAATGTATTAGATGTTCGTAAAGACGGCGAATACCAAGCGAAACATATAGAAGGCATACAACATTTTGCACTAGATTTTATTGATAAAAACATGAACGAAATTGACGCAAACAAAGCCTATCACATTCATTGTGCTGGCGGATATCGCTCTGTCATTGCGGCTTCTATTTTAAAAGCACGTGGTTTTCATAAAGTAACTGATGTTGCTGGCGGATTTGGTGCAATCAAAAAAACTGACTTACCATTTACAGAATTTGTATGTCCATCTACACTTTCTAAAGAAGAAGAAAAATAA
- a CDS encoding M57 family metalloprotease, protein MKKFKNLTLLLALSLGITVVSCSKDTSVVDEQEDSAIGIPQDVLEKARSLHFNTFDMQETMLEKPNGKLEPAYLLEDDIIMTRDQLMNMELGGDITSKQYRTNNLVSDGVITIIGYTGNNSNGLTTAMQTGLRWAVDNYNALNLDISFSLSFGTNYQSKDMVVYQVSGGAGGSAGFPSGGNPYKWVKINSGMAGYSNNVHEHVIGHEIGHSIGFRHSDYFSRQSCGQNSNEGTAGVGAIHIPGTPTGYDSTSLMNACFSSSEDGEFNGNDVTALRYMY, encoded by the coding sequence ATGAAAAAATTTAAAAACTTAACCTTATTATTAGCCTTATCTTTAGGAATCACAGTTGTATCTTGTAGTAAAGATACTTCAGTAGTAGATGAGCAAGAAGACTCAGCAATTGGAATTCCACAAGACGTTCTTGAAAAAGCAAGATCTCTTCACTTCAACACATTTGACATGCAGGAAACGATGCTTGAAAAGCCAAATGGAAAATTGGAGCCTGCATATTTACTTGAAGATGACATTATAATGACACGCGACCAATTGATGAATATGGAACTTGGTGGAGACATTACTAGCAAGCAATATCGTACAAATAATTTAGTATCTGATGGAGTAATTACTATCATTGGATACACAGGAAATAACTCTAATGGATTAACAACTGCAATGCAAACAGGACTTCGTTGGGCAGTTGATAACTATAACGCATTAAACTTAGACATTAGTTTCAGTTTATCATTTGGTACTAACTATCAAAGTAAAGATATGGTAGTGTACCAAGTGTCTGGAGGCGCAGGTGGATCTGCAGGTTTCCCTTCAGGAGGAAACCCATACAAGTGGGTTAAAATTAACTCAGGAATGGCAGGTTACAGTAACAATGTTCACGAGCATGTTATTGGACACGAAATAGGTCACTCAATAGGATTCCGTCATTCAGATTACTTCAGCAGACAAAGTTGTGGTCAAAATTCAAATGAAGGAACTGCTGGAGTTGGAGCAATCCATATTCCAGGAACACCAACAGGATATGATTCAACTTCATTAATGAATGCTTGTTTCAGTTCTTCTGAAGATGGAGAATTTAATGGAAATGATGTCACTGCATTAAGATACATGTACTAA
- a CDS encoding patatin-like phospholipase family protein has product MQKFTQNMSSEKFKICITMAGAVSAGAYTAGVIDYLLESLHLWEKAKKHNKIVGENHVEYDHSIPMHDVELEVLSGASAGGITGTLTVLSLLNKEHKFVNRDNPTGEDNVFYQSWVKMADTDTEKSLLKLLNVDDLKDGEYPESLLNSDAIDIIADKALQTNDNVAFPKYVSKSLDLVLTTTNLRGLNFNIDFKDSESVITNHGGFFRYKISNEAFKPGIPTDEESLYFVLDLENSTHVNYLKEATLSTSAFPIGLKSREITIAQEYVARYPKYLFDRSEGIRVDLQKDDMYTFNSVDGGLINNEPFGIGMKVLLEKNPAIKEKDNYAIIMVDPFPNQDNSEDAYDSKRDIISIAKGMFKALRNQVMFNQDGIFEALSLSNRTKFLVEPKRKQHSATGLVRSKSDLASAPLSGFGGFLDESFREHDFQLGRKNCQSFLRYYFAIENRNIVKRFGKQVTAASQDRFCYGNKDDLNKVPKYFPIIPDMRVLRAIERKYDTNTYGIDAELAYPKYPTFDMETFDQTYKKPIQKRIRKIVQSFTKNRFYTFVFRLFVQRKTYRIVRNTIKDSLEENELL; this is encoded by the coding sequence ATGCAGAAATTTACACAAAATATGTCATCAGAAAAGTTTAAAATATGCATTACAATGGCAGGCGCAGTTTCTGCCGGAGCTTACACAGCTGGCGTTATTGATTATTTGTTAGAATCGTTACATTTATGGGAAAAGGCAAAAAAACATAATAAAATAGTAGGAGAAAATCATGTTGAGTACGATCATTCGATTCCGATGCATGATGTGGAGTTGGAAGTGTTAAGTGGCGCTTCCGCTGGAGGAATTACAGGAACGTTGACTGTTTTAAGTCTGTTAAATAAGGAACATAAATTTGTCAATAGAGACAATCCAACAGGCGAAGACAATGTGTTTTACCAATCTTGGGTGAAAATGGCAGATACTGATACAGAAAAATCGTTGTTGAAGTTATTGAATGTTGATGATTTGAAAGATGGCGAATATCCAGAATCGTTGTTAAATTCGGATGCAATTGATATTATTGCTGACAAAGCTTTGCAAACCAATGATAATGTGGCGTTTCCTAAGTATGTTTCTAAAAGTTTGGATTTGGTATTGACAACTACAAATTTACGCGGATTAAATTTTAATATCGATTTTAAAGATAGTGAAAGTGTAATTACGAATCACGGTGGTTTTTTTCGATATAAAATTTCTAATGAAGCTTTTAAACCTGGAATTCCAACAGATGAAGAGTCGTTATATTTTGTATTGGATTTGGAAAATTCAACACACGTTAATTACTTGAAAGAAGCAACATTGAGTACGTCTGCATTTCCGATTGGATTGAAATCGAGAGAGATTACAATTGCGCAAGAATATGTAGCGCGCTATCCAAAATATTTGTTTGATAGGAGTGAAGGTATTCGTGTCGATTTACAAAAAGATGATATGTATACGTTTAATTCTGTCGATGGCGGACTCATTAACAATGAACCGTTTGGTATTGGAATGAAAGTACTTTTGGAGAAAAATCCAGCGATAAAAGAAAAAGATAATTACGCCATTATCATGGTGGATCCTTTTCCAAATCAAGATAATAGTGAAGATGCGTACGACTCAAAAAGAGATATTATTTCTATTGCCAAAGGAATGTTTAAAGCATTGCGAAATCAAGTAATGTTTAATCAAGATGGAATTTTTGAAGCGTTGTCGTTAAGCAATCGTACAAAATTTCTGGTAGAACCAAAAAGAAAGCAACATTCGGCAACAGGATTGGTTCGTTCCAAAAGTGATTTAGCATCAGCGCCATTAAGTGGATTTGGCGGTTTTTTAGATGAATCGTTCCGAGAGCACGATTTTCAATTAGGGCGAAAAAATTGCCAATCGTTTTTACGGTATTATTTTGCTATTGAAAATAGAAACATAGTGAAACGATTTGGCAAGCAAGTAACTGCAGCATCACAAGATCGTTTTTGTTATGGCAATAAAGATGATCTCAATAAAGTTCCGAAATACTTTCCTATCATTCCTGACATGCGTGTGTTGCGCGCAATAGAAAGAAAATATGATACAAATACATATGGAATTGATGCAGAATTAGCGTATCCGAAATATCCAACCTTTGATATGGAAACGTTTGATCAAACTTATAAAAAGCCAATTCAGAAACGGATTCGTAAAATTGTGCAAAGCTTTACTAAAAATCGTTTTTATACGTTTGTATTTAGATTGTTTGTACAGCGCAAAACGTATCGCATAGTTCGCAATACCATCAAAGACAGTTTGGAAGAAAACGAATTATTGTAA
- the prmA gene encoding 50S ribosomal protein L11 methyltransferase: MSTTYIGYIFKVTPVQTGTEILIAQLGFAGFESFVENEKGVNAYIQKGDWHENILEDIQILSSDEFQISYEEEVIEQVNWNEEWEKNFQPIEVDGKCAVRAPFHEKTNAQYDIVIEPKMSFGTGHHETTHMMLQHILHTDVTDKKVLDMGCGTGVLAIMAEMKGAKPLDAIDIDNWCYLNSLENVERNNCKHISVYEGDVSLLEGKKYDIIIANINRNILLEDIHQYATCLNSDGILFLSGFYTEDIPIITDECAKNKLKFERKLEKNNWVALKFVILP, encoded by the coding sequence ATGTCTACAACATATATAGGATACATATTTAAAGTAACTCCTGTGCAAACTGGAACTGAAATTTTAATTGCACAATTGGGTTTTGCTGGCTTTGAAAGTTTTGTGGAAAATGAAAAAGGTGTCAATGCGTACATTCAAAAAGGAGATTGGCATGAAAACATTTTAGAAGACATTCAAATACTAAGCAGTGACGAGTTTCAAATTAGTTATGAAGAAGAAGTCATAGAGCAAGTGAATTGGAATGAAGAATGGGAAAAAAACTTTCAACCTATTGAAGTTGATGGAAAATGTGCTGTTCGCGCGCCATTTCATGAAAAAACAAATGCCCAATATGATATTGTTATAGAACCAAAAATGAGCTTTGGAACTGGACATCATGAAACAACACATATGATGTTGCAACATATTTTGCACACAGATGTTACAGATAAAAAAGTGTTGGATATGGGTTGCGGAACTGGCGTTTTGGCAATTATGGCTGAAATGAAAGGCGCAAAACCACTAGACGCAATTGATATTGACAATTGGTGTTACTTAAATTCATTAGAAAATGTTGAACGCAACAATTGCAAACACATTTCTGTATATGAAGGCGATGTTTCGCTATTAGAAGGTAAAAAGTACGATATCATTATAGCAAACATTAATAGAAACATACTCTTAGAAGACATTCATCAATACGCAACATGTTTAAATTCTGATGGAATATTGTTTCTAAGCGGATTTTACACGGAAGATATTCCGATCATAACGGATGAATGTGCTAAAAACAAGTTAAAATTCGAGCGTAAGCTTGAAAAAAACAATTGGGTTGCGTTAAAATTTGTAATTTTGCCTTAA